GCCGGCGACCGACAACCCGCTGTTCACGATGGAGAACGTGGTCCTCAGCCCGCACTCCTCGTCGACCACCGTCGAGGCGCTCGAGGATCTCGCCCGCAAGGTGAACATGCAGATCGTCCAGATGCTGCGCGGCGAATGGCCCGCGTACTTGGCCAACAAGGCGGTCCGGACGCAGCCGAATGTCCGCCTGACGGCCGGCCGGGTGGCCGCGTCATGACGCCGAACCGCGCAAAGGGGCGCCTGCGCGAGGGCGGGGTCGCGATCGGCACGATGATCTCCGAGTCCCGGACCGAGGAGATTTCCTACGTGCTGGCGGCCGCGGGCTTCGACTTCTTCGTGCTCGATACGGAACACGGCTCCGCGAACTGGGAGACGGTCCAGACGGTCAGCCGCGCCGCGCGCAGCGCCGGCATCGCGCCGCTGGTGCGGGTGACCGACACGCTCTATTCTCTGATCGCCCGGGCGCTCGACGCCGGCGCGCTCGGGGTCATGGTGCCGCACGTCGAGACCGCGGCGGACGCCCGCGAGATCGTCCGCTGCGCGAAGTACCCGCCCGACGGCGAGCGCGGCTTCGGCCTGCGTCCGGCCTTGACGGATTACGGCCGGGTCCCGGCCGCGGAGGCGATCGCCTGGTCGAACGCCGAGACGCTCGTCTTCGCGCAGATCGAGAGCGGCCGCGCGCTCGACAACCTCGACGACATCGCCGCGGTTCCGGGGATCGACGTCCTGCTAGTGGGCCCGAACGACCTGGCGCTGGCGCTCGGCGTGCCGGGCGATCTCCTCCATCCGAAGCTGCAGGAGGCGTACCGGCACGTCGCCCAGGTTGCGAACCGCCACGGGATCGCCGGCGGCCTGCATCCCGGGGATCTCAAGGTGGTCGAGTACGGGTGCACGTCCGGGATGCGCTGCTTGATGTACTCATCCGACATCCGCATGCTGCTCGGCGCCGCGAAGCAGGCGGTGCAGAGCCTCCGCGCGCTGTCGCCGGGCACGGCACGCTAAGCCGGTCTTCAACCCCGACCCGACGGCGGCCGCGGTGATCGCGGCGATCGCCGCGGCGACGGCGGCCCGCCCGCACCGCAGCCGGCGCGTCGGGCCCCCTCTGCTCGACCGCCGGAAACGGTCCTCGATATAATGGATTGGCCATGAGCCAGGAACCATCCGCCACGGAGAGTGCGACGCTCGCGGAGCGCGTCGCCAACCTGCCGATTCAGCCCGGCGTCTATTTGATGAAGGACGGCGCGGGCAAGGTCATCTACGTCGGCAAGGCATCGTCGCTGCGCGCGCGCGTGCGGCAGTACTTCCAGCCGGGCCACACCGACAGCCCGCGGATCTGGTCGCGCAGCGTCCCGGCCCGTTCGAACTCCATCGCGTCGGCGGCCGCCTGCATCTGGCCCTCGAGGTCCTTGCGCAGCGCGTCGTGCCGGCCGTCGAGGAACTCGCCCGCCTGCCGCACCTGCTCG
This genomic interval from bacterium contains the following:
- a CDS encoding aldolase/citrate lyase family protein; the encoded protein is MTPNRAKGRLREGGVAIGTMISESRTEEISYVLAAAGFDFFVLDTEHGSANWETVQTVSRAARSAGIAPLVRVTDTLYSLIARALDAGALGVMVPHVETAADAREIVRCAKYPPDGERGFGLRPALTDYGRVPAAEAIAWSNAETLVFAQIESGRALDNLDDIAAVPGIDVLLVGPNDLALALGVPGDLLHPKLQEAYRHVAQVANRHGIAGGLHPGDLKVVEYGCTSGMRCLMYSSDIRMLLGAAKQAVQSLRALSPGTAR
- a CDS encoding UvrB/UvrC motif-containing protein, translating into MQAAADAMEFERAGTLRDQIRGLSVWPGWKYCRTRARSDDALPT